The Drosophila suzukii chromosome X, CBGP_Dsuzu_IsoJpt1.0, whole genome shotgun sequence DNA window TTTCCCCGCCTCCGGAGCGAAGTCGAAACTTTcgttttttgtatctttttcTGTGACCATTGCATCGGGTTGGTACGAGTTTGCTCTTTATAAAGTtgtaaaatacaaaaaaatctGCCTGTTTATTTGCGTGTTTTTTTTGCCCACGAGGCCGTTTCTCTAAATAGATCAAAAGAAGTGTTTGGCAATCAGAGATTTTGATTGTACAACGACAATACGAACTATCAGCATTTACGGCCTGTTCAGCGGCCCGTAACAGAACCCACAATTTGAAAAATTCCAACGACCTGACAGACCCAACAATAACAACATCCAAAGTTAAAGGCGGAGTTAGTTGGCCGTTCTCTGGAATTTGTGAATAACtattttctctctctctcaccAACCTGGGGCATCAATGGATGCCAACGACCTATTTTAAAACCGGAATAAAATCCAAACAAACCGGAAAATCTTACTAATCTTAAGTATTGATTTCCGAAACGGTCTTTAATAGCCCTTTGCCCTTTAGCTACAAATAGTTTTGGTTCGGTTCTTAGTTCTCTTTTTAAAAAGAACATTATAAACAGACTGAAATGAAGTTGTATTGAGTATCTAAAGAAATATGATAAGATCATAGACAAAATGTAAACCTATGAGATAATATAATACATTAGAAATAATGATATAGTGGTTATATGCTATTATATTAAACTACAGTTGCATACCTAGGGGCGTGAGAGTTTTTATCAAAAACAATAAGATCTAATAGTACTCTGAGAAACATAAGACCCACgacatttttcttaaatatatattttcattgtGTGTGATTTTTTATCCAATATAGAGCTTACTATAAacttataataattttaaacttaCTTGTTTCCAGCGAATGCAGCCGATGGGACTATGCCCGTAGCACCTGATGCGGTGCTCTCGCCTGGTACTGGTACTCGTAACTCCCCAGATCCGGAATGTCCATCTAGATCTAGCCAGGCGATCGGCCAGTCATGCCAATGCAATCAGACCGTCCCGTAAGCACCTACGACAACTTGGGCACCACCAACTCCCAGTCGAGGCACCCACACCCCGAGTCCGGCGGAATGTACCAGCCGGAATTGGAGACGGAACCGGAAGTTGAGTTGGAACTCAATGGCAGCGGCACTAGCCATAGCATAGCCGCTGTGAAAGCGGCTCTAAACGATGCCAAGTCGAAATTCTTTGGGATCAACAACTATGAGTCACCACCACCTGCGGCCAGCAAAAGTGCCGCTCAAGCGCCGATTGTTGTCGTCAAGTCGGAACCAAAGTACCAGAATGTTCCGCAGCGGGATGAAATTCCAGCAGTGTCTGCTCCAGATCCCCCAAACCATCGTCCATCATCGGCTACGTCTCAACCCGCCGATCTACAGAATAGGGCACTGCGATATGCCACAACCTACGAACAGATTCCGCTGAGCGATTTGGAAGCTCCGCAGGCGTCGCAGGTGAGTGATCTTTATAATCTATGTATATATCCAATATCGACAATCCAAAATCTACTCTTTTTCCCAAAAAAGGCTGTATACATGAGCACCACAGTTCCGCAAAACATGAAAGGCATGAAGATCGCCGGCCGACATACGCCAACCCGAAACAGTCTGAGGCACAGCCGGATGATCGTTGTCAATCACAAAAACCATGACAGTAAGTTCTCTTAGTCCCAAAAACAAAGAGATATGTGTATAAATGATATGTGGGTGTCAGCACTGTCATCTTTGTTTTGAAAAAACAATAACCAGGAAGGGTATTTCCTATAACTCGATTGCAGCAGATCTTTAAGACTAATAGATTTCTAAAATATGATCTCTATAACTGAAAAAGCCAAGGAAACCattagaaaaataatattaatcttttataaacaaaaaaaataattattaataatgaattaattaatttaatatttgtagTGATAACTAGTTGATATTAAAACCCCCACAGAAAGTAAAAAATCTTTTAGTATATAAACTAATTATACACATACAACTATTATCAactattaatatttattcattttattgttCAGGTTTCCAAGAGACGAGGAATCTGAATATTTCGAGACAGCTTCTAATTATGCAATTAGCTGTTGGCCTGCTGATTGTTGGTCTAGCCGCTTGGATTCTTATTTTGGCGCCGAATGCATCCATACTAATCAATCCCTATCTAAGTGGTCTATCGGTAAGttgatatatttaaaaattaagcCAATATATTAACTGTTCAAAGAACAATACAGTAATAATAACTAGTTTAACTAGTTTTGGCTGTGAGTTGATTATTAAATTTCAAAGAATAGCTTTATAAAGATAGATTAGTATATAACTGAAGTGGTATAACtgattatatatttatatattatatttatatgtatatttaccCTTTCAGTTGCTGTTGGCCAGTGTTGCGGGTCTGATACTGATGCGAAGGAACCACAAGATCACGGATCACAGGCCCCCGAACAGTTGCTATAAGGTCCTTTTGGCCGAATCCTACGTTTTCACCGGTCTGGCATTGATCTTTTGCTGTTTGGCCCTAGTCTGTGCGGCGATAGAGTTTGCGGAGCTCATCTCATCCGCGGATGGAGAATGTGGACCCACATCCAGCTCCCTCTTGAGCTATCACAATTGCACTTGCTTTACGGCCGGCGAGAAAGTGCCCTCATCCACATCCTTCTCCTCCGGAGACccctctgcatttactgctgtCCAGGAGTCACCGCAGTAAGTTTCCCaaactttaatattttatataaatattatgtaGACCATCCCTTTTTAGAACCGAAGGATGTGGAAAACTTGGGGTCGAATGGAAGTATCTGCTGGCCTTCTCGATGGCGCTCAACACTCTGGGCATTGTTGCAACATTCTTATACATAACGCTATTTATTTGTTGCCACCGCAACAGGGAACACTTTTACACGTCTGTATAAGGAAGTTTACACCTAGGCTATTACTTaaattatacaaatattttacttaaattattttagtAACTGatacaaattataaaaataaattatttattaatattaataccGTCTCGATGTGCAtatttgatattattttagtattttaattGTAAGGTTATTACTTAAAGGTATTTTTGATCATTTCTAAAGTGGTTAGGGAACATTCTATTGATTGAATTGAATGCTTTAAGTTGAATAGAACTCTAAATTCATATATCTTTGAGCAGGAAACGTTTAAATCTCTTACAAATATGGAATACCTTATATAATACTGATATTATTCCTTCAAAATTGTGATTTTCATAGTACTTTGAGATTTACAGAAGCGGAAGATAGAGATATACCACTTAATCAGCCTTTTAGAAACCACTAACTCCACCTGGCTTCCGGAAATCGGAGTTCACCCAGATGGTTCCATTCTGTTGGTCGATTCCGCAGATGACGGATCCACGGTTTTCATATCGCTCGCACCGATGACCCTTGTCCTCCAAGCTTCTCACCTGGCTCTGGAGTAGTCCATATTCGTAGGATAAAAGATTGGGTAGCATTTGGTGATGGATGCGACTGGCATCGATGGCGGACTTGATGCTCGCCCTCTGCCAAAGGATCCGGACGAGAAGTGGAGCCAAGGAGGATATTATTTTGGTACCGCCGGCGGCACCCACAACCAAGCGAACTTTCCCAGAGGAACGTTCCGTGACAATTACCGGACTCATCGAGGACATGGGACGGGCGGCGGGGGCTATACCATTGATATCGCGAACAAATGGAAGATCAAAGTAGTTCTTAATCTGTTCCATGGAGAAGTCGGACATGGCGTTATTGAAGATCACTCCGGTTCTCTTTCCCGTCCGTCCACTACCGAAACTTTTAGAGAAATATAATAGTTTATATATAATCGATTTAGAAGATAGTATGTTCTTACTAGAAATTAATAGAGCTGGTCACCGAAACGGCATCGTTTCCATGCAGAACTGAAGTGTGGGCAGTGCCGTGCTCATCCCGTATTTGTATCTCAGATGAAGCTCCATAAAACTCAGAACTGTTGAAAGTCTGTGAGTCATTGATTTTCTTGGCTATGGATTGCGCCAATTCGTGGCTGGTCAAATTCGCCAAGAGCTGTGGGAGAAAACGAAGAAAGAGGTAGGTAGGTAAATAAAAAGTTGTGATTCAGAAGTCGAAGAAAGAGGTAAGTATTTAAAAAGGAAAGATTCTGATAATTTTTACTTAAGTATTTCTTATTAAGGAATTCCACATTAAAGATCTAGACATTTGTTGGGTTTctaaaaatacatataaactTTCTTAAATCGAACTTCCCTAATTTGAAGTCTTTAAAATAGTATTAGTTTAATAATTAAGCTTGAAATCTCCATAGCTGAAATTTTTTTGGTTGCAGAAGGTTAGACCGAATAAGAAGTTCATCAATTGGAAAGAGATAGAAAGTAGTAGTACCCACCTCCTCATTAGCTGATTCATCCAATTGCCAACGCTTGACAAAACCAAACTTCATGGCCTCCACCATCAGGTGAATCTCCCGGGCGCCCATGGTTTCGATTCTGGAGAAATCCGCTCGGAACTCCCTCAATATGTTCATTATGAATCCCAGGACATGGCCACTTCCTGGTGGAGGTGTTAAATGGAGATCATGTTCATCCAGAGGCATCACCAAGGCCTTGCTCAACTTGGCATGGGCTCGATTCAGATCCTCCCTGGATATGAGACTGCCAATGTCCTTCAGATCGGCCAGTAGATCATCGGCGATGGATCCTCTGTAGAAGCTGAGGGGTCCCTCCCTGGCCAACCTTTCGTATGTGGAGCACAATTGATCCGAGGGTCGGATGAGATGACCCAGTGGCCAGAAATGCCCCGTTCCGGGATCGATGAACATACGCCGCAGGCCAGGATCAGCCCTGATCATGTCCTGGTTGAGGATGAGGGCGTCGTACTGATGCTTATACAGTGGATAACCACGCCGGCACAGCTCCAAGGTGGGCAGCACCAGCTCCACCCATTTCAGCCGTCCGAATCTCTGGTGGGCCACCGCATATCCGGCCAATTCCGCGGGCACGGCGATGGACCATCCGGATCTCTTGAACTCCTGCTCATCGTGAAAGGACGAGAAGTTCTCTGCCCGCAGGCCCAATGGAGCGATTTCCCGGGCCAGAATGCTATAGGATTTGCGCTCCCTGGCCGAGTAGATGTTCATCACCATCCCACCACCGATTCCCATGCTCTGCATCCCAATGAGTCCGTTACAAATGAGGGCAGCCAGGGCCGCATCCACCGCACTGCCTCCTTTTTCCAGGACCTTCCGGCCCAAATCGCTGCACACATCGCTGTCGGAACAAATGGCCGCCCGGGAGAATCGATGAAGCGGCGAATTGGAGGGCGGCAGTGGATGCTCCGGATTAGGCGGTCTTCTTGGGGTCTTTTTTGGAACATCTATATAGAGATTTCAGATACATTTAACTAAAGAGGTACTATCTTTCTCATATCCCATCAAACTCACCATTTCTCGCCGGTAGTCGATACCAATAGACAGCCACCAGGAGTACAATCACCACGGATATAAAACTATTCACACTAATCCTAATGTACATCTCGAATAACTACGTTTCTATTGATTTCACCCCATAGTCAACCACCCATCGAAGGCCGAATGGAAATATCCTTTTCATTTTGAAAAACACAGCTGGTCGCCTGTGAGACCGTCctattcggatctcaaaaatgCGGAATACAGGGCGGGAAccactttctttttaaatctGGATACCATAAGTCACTCTATAcctcaaatatattataaCAGATTTTTTACTGGTTAAAATTTATCGTATCAAAAAAGTGACTATTATTATCTAGTGTCTAGTATATTAAAAtcctaaattatttaattctaatttatttaa harbors:
- the LOC108006284 gene encoding glutathione hydrolase 1 proenzyme encodes the protein MYIRISVNSFISVVIVLLVAVYWYRLPARNDVPKKTPRRPPNPEHPLPPSNSPLHRFSRAAICSDSDVCSDLGRKVLEKGGSAVDAALAALICNGLIGMQSMGIGGGMVMNIYSARERKSYSILAREIAPLGLRAENFSSFHDEQEFKRSGWSIAVPAELAGYAVAHQRFGRLKWVELVLPTLELCRRGYPLYKHQYDALILNQDMIRADPGLRRMFIDPGTGHFWPLGHLIRPSDQLCSTYERLAREGPLSFYRGSIADDLLADLKDIGSLISREDLNRAHAKLSKALVMPLDEHDLHLTPPPGSGHVLGFIMNILREFRADFSRIETMGAREIHLMVEAMKFGFVKRWQLDESANEELLANLTSHELAQSIAKKINDSQTFNSSEFYGASSEIQIRDEHGTAHTSVLHGNDAVSVTSSINFYFGSGRTGKRTGVIFNNAMSDFSMEQIKNYFDLPFVRDINGIAPAARPMSSMSPVIVTERSSGKVRLVVGAAGGTKIISSLAPLLVRILWQRASIKSAIDASRIHHQMLPNLLSYEYGLLQSQVRSLEDKGHRCERYENRGSVICGIDQQNGTIWVNSDFRKPGGVSGF
- the LOC108006263 gene encoding uncharacterized protein; its protein translation is MPMQSDRPVSTYDNLGTTNSQSRHPHPESGGMYQPELETEPEVELELNGSGTSHSIAAVKAALNDAKSKFFGINNYESPPPAASKSAAQAPIVVVKSEPKYQNVPQRDEIPAVSAPDPPNHRPSSATSQPADLQNRALRYATTYEQIPLSDLEAPQASQAVYMSTTVPQNMKGMKIAGRHTPTRNSLRHSRMIVVNHKNHDSFQETRNLNISRQLLIMQLAVGLLIVGLAAWILILAPNASILINPYLSGLSLLLASVAGLILMRRNHKITDHRPPNSCYKVLLAESYVFTGLALIFCCLALVCAAIEFAELISSADGECGPTSSSLLSYHNCTCFTAGEKVPSSTSFSSGDPSAFTAVQESPQTEGCGKLGVEWKYLLAFSMALNTLGIVATFLYITLFICCHRNREHFYTSV